The window AAATCGTTTTGTATATTGTTATTAATGGctcaatgaaattaaattagcTGACTCTCAAACCTCATGAAAAATTGGTATTTGGAATTTTAAGGTCATAGTGATGGGTGAAGTGGAGACTTGGGTTAGAAGAGTCATTTTGCTACCTTCAAATGTCATTAAGTGGATTTGAATTCTTTTATTTGGGTGTGATCACTTACTGATATGAAATTGTGGGGGTGAATAATCTTATTAAAGTCAACTTCATTGCTAGGAACTCATTGACAAATTTAGTGGAAATACATAaacatatatacttatttataCTTGATTTTCTAACCATATTTATAACTTAATAGGGGCTGAGGAGACCGAGACATTACACACAGAAGGCTCGACTCATTGAGTCACCTTTTTGATGGGTCTTTGTGAGTACTTTcgtccatcgtaaaatgatagtaaatatttatatgtattgtTATAGAAGTGTAGGTGACTAAATGATTGAGGAATATAGTTGATATATGTGTTGAGTATGTTAGTATTATTGTGTTATTATAGCCATGAGATTGCTGGACCCAGTGAAATAGAAAGTGGGGCACGAACAGcagctggacccggcggaatagcaAAAGGGGCACAAACggtcgctggacccggcggaatagaaaaaggggcccccttatgagatatgatgatgaagatagGCGTGTAATTTACTTGAGATTTGTTTGTTGAGTTAGTTGTATGAAATGATTAGGTTGGTATTAGACTCGATATTGCGGTAGAGTATAtagatacatacatatatatatatatatttgattgacTATGAATTATGGGtgtattaattcattttactttggaatatcgtactcactgagatgcagctcaccccctgcatatattttttcagatgagctaggagctagactaacCGCGCAAGATATCTTTTTGAACAACGGGGATCAGTGCGGAGGATCTTTTGCAGTAGGGCCCACTCCTAGTATAAGTAGTAAGTTCTTGTAGAATGTTATAGttatgttacgacctgaaacttttgtttagttgggcTAGTGATATGGTTGTGAAAAAGTACTCCCTTGAGAGTTATATACATATCAAAACTTGCTGAATTGGTTATATGCCTTTGTATAGATTGCTGAATTGGCTAAATGTTTTGGGAGGTGGAAAGCATGTTATAAATGAAttgtttatgtgataatggatattgAGAAAACATAGGGAAAATTAtgctgaaatttcgggtcgtgacaactGGTAACTATGCTGGGTCTTATTAGGCCTTGTAATTTGCTGAGGATGAATGAAGAGCTATGCTGGAGTTCATccaaaacagaaaaaagaagacTATACTGCATTGACAAGTCATTGATTCAGAGCTCCTTATCCCATTCAGAGAATATGCAACATGCCATTAGATAACGAAGACTAACCGAgtcgataaatatatttgaggTCTTGAAATCTCTGTAAATGACTTGCTTCTCCGAACCATGAAGGAAAGTAAGACCTCGGGCAGCTCCAATGGCGATTTTGAGTCGTTTCTCCCAAGAAAGGGGTTGAATTGAAGGATTCCCTGAAAGATTGAGGATAACTGAGATATCATTACTTGAGGGAAATCGATATACTAAGAGCGGTCTAGAACACTTCTGATTATTCAAAATTCTTACTTCTGAAAAGATGGTTGTCCAAGCTGCCCTTCTGCATAAATTCCGAAACCAAGAAGCTCTCTTTATCCTTCCAGCAATACCCGAGTAACCTAACAATATTCGGGTGTGAAAGCCCTCCAACGAATTTCATCTCCGCCTGCAATTTCCCAACAATACATACAGAATCTGTATCAGTACTATTTCAAGAATTTCATTACTTTACAAGCAAAACTCTCATTAAATTGTCGAACTGATAATTTTTCTGATTTCCCGATAGAAAccactgaaaaataaaacgtTTAGGAAACTAGAAATAACAATGCAAATCTTTCATAAAGTTCACCAGATCGAACACCTTCATCTGTATGAAAAAGGTAAATACTAATATTTTGTTCTGCAATGGGTTAAGAGGGCCCTTCCACCGAAGAAACATTTCAACGCTTGTAATCAATCACCACGAGAAAGCTAAGGGAATGGAACATTCCCTCTCTAAAGGTGGGTCCGAAATTTTTGCACATTCTCAGCATTCAGCAATGGTGATGAAgagggaaaaaaggaaaaggttcGCTCCATTTGGTTCTAAcagtttttgaattttcattttcaagtcAGTTTCAGTAACGGAAATCCGTGAAAAAAAACTTCTCCTGATTCCTGGAAATAACAGAAATCCATTTCTTTCGGGGGAATACACTTCCTAGTCCTATGCAGTGTAACCGTGGTCTGATTGGTGGTGCATTTATCGCACTTGTGACTTTTACGTGGACAGCAAATAGTAATCTATTGTGCACAAAAGCACTTTGATGCAGTTGTAGCGGATATGTGTTGCAGATAATAATTGTCTGTTATCCACGACAAGTTACACCACAGAGGAACCAAATCCATCTCTCTTACTACAAAAGGTTAAGTCACTAATCATAAAAGATCAGAAATGGGGAATAAGATAGATTAGTTGATTATTTACCTGCCATTCATTAAAACCTTCAATACTTTCTGGGTTCAATTTCTTGACTGCAACTAGGATTCCACTGCCCCATCTAGAAGGGGCTAAGGTTTTCTCATCGACCCACCCCGTGTAGACTTTCCAAAACCCACCCTCACCAAGGAGAACATCTGGTCTGAAGTTACTAGTGGCACTTTCTAATTCGGAAAACGCGGAATTCTTCAATTTCAGTGTCAAGATCCGTCCATCCAGCTCAGCGTCCCCCGCCACCACTGCCTTCAAGAACCGCGCATTGCTGCTCGTGGTCAAGAATCCCGTGGTATTGCTGTAGTAGTTCGATGTGCCTGGAGAAATTGCATTTAGTTAAGAATGTTCTTGGGGGTTGCTATAGTCTATTTACTGAACCTACTCAAGGAAAACACCAGAATACAAAGTTCCATATGACAGACAAAAAGGATTTAAAGACCGTACCAAAGTTTGAATGGAAGAGAGGGCAAACTAAAGTTACAGGTAGACTTACCTATGCTGAGGTTAGACAGGCCAACCAATTCATTATATTTGGTTGGACTTGTTGACTGTCTTGCTGTATGCTTGAGAAACTCTCCTGCCTTATCCTCACCAAGGTCAGTGTCATCTCCACTCAGTGATgagagaaaaagtgtaaataAATGTCTCCATCGGGACCTATCCCGTTTCCGAGGAATAGAGTCTTCAGCACATGAGAAGCTTGCTATTGTCGATGGACATTCTTCTGATACCAAGCCTCCTGGAGCATATAGAAACATCCAAAGTCTCCACAAACATTCAAGGAGGCAAAAGTCTGTTACCGTTTATAGGGTTAAGAAACTCCGGTACCTCATCCTCGAGAAGCTCTGTATCTTTGCAGGCCAATAACGATGGGAAGAGAGTCAAAGGTAAACTAACTTCCGAGATACTTGGTTCTGGAAATTTGACAGAGCCTCCCACAGTTGAATTATCATAACTTGTTAATTTAAGTTGTCCTTGTCCTTCCCAAGGCGGCTCTTGTAGCATTGATTCCTCGTCCTTCCGGTATACATACatgtacatacatatgtatactGCGAGACGTGACAATTATACATTTGTGACAGCGAAAAGATAAAAATCGAACGCATCGAATTATTGTGGAAATTGTCTAATGTATGAGGTATGGTTTGAATGTGCAGTTGCCTTAGACAAAGTATATCGCATCCACTGTGCACAATATTTAAATGGTACTTACCTCATCCAATGAAGATCCAGATTTGCCCTTGGAATACTCCTCAGGACGAGTTGCCACTTGACTCGGTGCCTTCGCGTCACATACTTCTCAGGGATTTCCTTCAGCTTTTCCTTAACTTGTAACCACCTGTGATCTTCCAGACTACTATCTTGATCACCTGCgttacatatattttattccaGAAAAGGTACTGTTATAAAGGGCCCATCTAGGTACTCTTTTGGAGAAGAGGTACTCGATTTCTTTTTGAAACATCTCTTTTgaaacagagcatgaacagGAACTATAGATTGTTACTTAAATAGACCAGACCAGACCAGACACAACTTTTTGTGTTAATGACCATATTACCCTCATCGAAAGAGCTAACCCAACATTCGCTGCTCTCTGAAAGGTCTCCCTGTTCTACCAAAGTTTGGAGAACATGGTACCAGGAGTTACTAGATGAAACATGGTAATTGGTAAACGCACCAAATCTTAGTAGCTGCTATCTGTCAGAACTTTTCTAAGAGGCTAGGCGGTTGGTTTAAACCGCAGAAGGCCGTATCAGTTTCTTACTTCCAGTTGGATGAGGAGTACACAGTGGTCAACCTTACTTGGAAAAGCTTTAATCTCCGATCTAAGTTTTTGTAAAGTCATGCGGCAAATATAATATACGCCTATCCTGTCCACTTCAGCATGTACGTAAGTTGGGATAAGCATGCAATGACATGAAATATTGAATTGGATCTTAAACTGTAGATTTCTATGGTGTTTCAATGAAATACAGGGATACCAAAGCCCAGTTGCATGACTGAAGGATGACTGTACCTTTATTACATTCTTCCAATCGCTCCTGCACTCAGGCCCTTCTAAGCATTTTCTGAGCTCTCTTCTCCATGACAGCTGTCCTCAGAGTTGCCCATGGTGAAACTTTCACGGCTTTAAGCTTAGGCCATCTCATTGCTCGCTGCCCCGATTTGACGTTGTGCTTCTGCTTATGCTTGCAACCCAGTGGACTCCAAAGGGGTCCAAATTCAAACCGTCAACCGAGATCCATCTCGTTGGACAGGATACTAGTTGTGTCAGTTCATCCATAGTACTCTCTAGCTGCGAATCTTCTGACTGGTGCATCTGGCTGGCAGTAGCATCGGGCGCTCTCGCGTCTGTCATCACCCAGATAAAGATCTCAAGCAAGCATTTCGTAGTTACAAAAGATTACTGCTTAACTAAAATTCCATGACCATATCACAAAGCAGTGAATCGTAAACCTACAtggaatattattatatttaccAAACTCTTGCTTGCATGACAAATTTGAGAAGTTCTACCATGACAAAAAttaggaaagcagtaagtccCAAGCAACTTACCATTACTGTCCTTCACGACGAATGCATTGGATATGCCCTCGCAAATACAAATCCCTCCACATTCATCTGTAAGAGTTTTCACTCCAAGCTTGAACTTCCCACTTCTTGCAATGTCAGAGCTGTAATTAAAACAGAAATCTCCAAGTGTTCCCATCCCATCCTTTAGGGTCACTTGCAGATTACCGGTCATGAGTGGGACATCCgttatttcatttctttcaaaATCCTCCCTTTGCCAAGTATTTCCACTTTCTTCATCGTGGTCTCCTTCAAGTGCTGAAACTGTCAAATTTAACGTCGATAATCTGTCTTGCACCACATTACCGGTGATTCGGGCTACCAAGAACACATGGACAGGAGAtcctttttcacttttgacCTCTTGACCAGTAACTAGGAGATATGGAATCCTAGTTACAAACTGCAGCTGCAAACATCTCTGGCTCGGGAGATGGTTACCAGCTATTAGAGAAATATCTATAATCATCAAGCAAGCTGTTAGCCACTTTTCAACTGGCTAGATGCAATTGTTACATAATCTTTTAGGCTCTTAACACTCGAAATCAAACAAGTAGACGCTCATACCTGTGACTTGGTTGTGGATCTAAATAGGGAACCTTGGGCAAGTATTGGATGGACAATCTTTTCCTTCAACGAGTTGAAAATCAGCCATAGTCTCTGGTATTTATCTGGATTGCCACCATAAATTCTTCTCATTCCTTCAGTTGCCATTTCCATTGCCACATACAAGTACCCGGAAGATGAACCATAGCTATCAACTAGATAGAGAACTAGGAATAATGACTCTAGAGCCTGTACTATCTCTTCCACTTGATTCCAAAACTCTAGGCTACTAAGTATCTCAGCCACTTCTTCCCAGGTCTGACATACTACAACCAAAAGACTGCACTAGTTGAAGTAACTGATCTTTGACAACAATGATCGACAGTAGCATACTGTAGTTTGAGGAAAAATCTATTGCTTGAGGCTGTATTAACTCCCTGTTGTTGGTGTACTTCCTCATCAGTGACAAAAGATCGCTATTCCCACAAATAAGAGTTATGAGACATCTAGCTTTATCAAATGCCAACTTAACCCACTCTATTTCCATGTAAACTTCCTGAAAACTTGACTGGATCTCAGCAGCAACACACCTAGTGACGTATATGTGAGGAAAGTCGCTAGTGAGCCGAGCCCTGGTAGGTCCCCAACCAGGAGCGCCATCAATGTATTGCACAACATTGTTTGGGCCTATATTTTGGATGCAGAAACAGATGATTTCCTCTAAGAATTCGCCATCTAATTCGTCTTCGGGACTTTGAATGCATTCAGTAGCACTACCCCTTTCCACGAATAGGCCATGATGTTAACCAAGGATTGGTTGTCTTTCTCATTGAACCAAACATCAGAGATGAGGGTACAGCCTGTTTCTCCCCATGATTCCTTCACACTTCTCACATGTGCTTCGATCTCGCTATGCAATTTGGGAATTAGCAGAGTTTGGAGTTTTGAATAACTTGGTAACTTATAAGAAGCACCAAATGCAACCACAGCATTCATGAAGTCAATAAAGGAAGATGACTGAACAACATTGCTATCAATGTTGTTTGACAGAAAGAACTTCGCAAGCAAATCATCCGGCTCACAGACATCATTTTCGTGACATACTTCTGAAGAAGTTCCATCGGAACTACTCGAAAAGTATTCCGGTTTTGGTCTCTTATTGGCACCTTTAATCGCCTCAGCAGCAAGTGCTTGGACATGTTTTGGGACCATGGTGCATATATCTACATCGCGTCCTTTGATTCCAGATATATGGGATTTAACTCTAGGGGCACCCCCAGCAAAATCTCGTTTGCAGAAATTGCACTTAAAACGCCCACACAA of the Punica granatum isolate Tunisia-2019 chromosome 6, ASM765513v2, whole genome shotgun sequence genome contains:
- the LOC116210711 gene encoding probable serine/threonine-protein kinase PIX13 isoform X2 — protein: MFLYAPGGLVSEECPSTIASFSCAEDSIPRKRDRSRWRHLFTLFLSSLSGDDTDLGEDKAGEFLKHTARQSTSPTKYNELVGLSNLSIGTSNYYSNTTGFLTTSSNARFLKAVVAGDAELDGRILTLKLKNSAFSELESATSNFRPDVLLGEGGFWKVYTGWVDEKTLAPSRWGSGILVAVKKLNPESIEGFNEWQAEMKFVGGLSHPNIVRLLGYCWKDKESFLVSEFMQKGSLDNHLFRRNPSIQPLSWEKRLKIAIGAARGLTFLHGSEKQVIYRDFKTSNIFIDSGNMQPFSCRILPMKQRFILALWHLD
- the LOC116210711 gene encoding probable serine/threonine-protein kinase PIX13 isoform X1, encoding MFLYAPGGLVSEECPSTIASFSCAEDSIPRKRDRSRWRHLFTLFLSSLSGDDTDLGEDKAGEFLKHTARQSTSPTKYNELVGLSNLSIGTSNYYSNTTGFLTTSSNARFLKAVVAGDAELDGRILTLKLKNSAFSELESATSNFRPDVLLGEGGFWKVYTGWVDEKTLAPSRWGSGILVAVKKLNPESIEGFNEWQAEMKFVGGLSHPNIVRLLGYCWKDKESFLVSEFMQKGSLDNHLFRIILNLSGNPSIQPLSWEKRLKIAIGAARGLTFLHGSEKQVIYRDFKTSNIFIDSGNMQPFSCRILPMKQRFILALWHLD
- the LOC116210711 gene encoding probable serine/threonine-protein kinase PIX13 isoform X4, coding for MFLYAPGGLVSEECPSTIASFSCAEDSIPRKRDRSRWRHLFTLFLSSLSGDDTDLGEDKAGEFLKHTARQSTSPTKYNELVGLSNLSIGTSNYYSNTTGFLTTSSNARFLKAVVAGDAELDGRILTLKLKNSAFSELESATSNFRPDVLLGEGGFWKVYTGWVDEKTLAPSRWGSGILVAVKKLNPESIEGFNEWQAEMKFVGGLSHPNIVRLLGYCWKDKESFLVSEFMQKGSLDNHLFRIILNLSGNPSIQPLSWEKRLKIAIGAARGLTFLHGSEKQVIYRDFKTSNIFIDSRWLQLVL
- the LOC116210711 gene encoding probable serine/threonine-protein kinase PIX13 isoform X3; this translates as MFLYAPGGLVSEECPSTIASFSCAEDSIPRKRDRSRWRHLFTLFLSSLSGDDTDLGEDKAGEFLKHTARQSTSPTKYNELVGLSNLSIGTSNYYSNTTGFLTTSSNARFLKAVVAGDAELDGRILTLKLKNSAFSELESATSNFRPDVLLGEGGFWKVYTGWVDEKTLAPSRWGSGILVAVKKLNPESIEGFNEWQAEMKFVGGLSHPNIVRLLGYCWKDKESFLVSEFMQKGSLDNHLFRIILNLSGNPSIQPLSWEKRLKIAIGAARGLTFLHGSEKQVIYRDFKTSNIFIDSFFCRETCSPFHVEFYP
- the LOC116210713 gene encoding calmodulin-binding protein 60 E-like, which translates into the protein MEMATEGMRRIYGGNPDKYQRLWLIFNSLKEKIVHPILAQGSLFRSTTKSQRCLQLQFVTRIPYLLVTGQEVKSEKGSPVHVFLVARITGNVVQDRLSTLNLTVSALEGDHDEESGNTWQREDFERNEITDVPLMTGNLQVTLKDGMGTLGDFCFNYSSDIARSGKFKLGVKTLTDECGGICICEGISNAFVVKDSNDARAPDATASQMHQSEDSQLESTMDELTQLVSCPTRWISVDGLNLDPFGVHWVASISRSTTSNRGSEQ